A single Pseudomonas sp. MM223 DNA region contains:
- the rluC gene encoding Ribosomal large subunit pseudouridine synthase C (*Name rluC), translated as MTTNTPPTSGVQLIEVAPELAGQRIDNFLITALKGVPKTLVYRILRKGEVRVNKGRVKPEYKIQAGDIVRVPPVRLPERDEPAPVAQGLLQRLEAAIVYEDKALIVMNKPSGIAVHGGSGLSFGVIEALRQLRPDAKELELVHRLDRDTSGLLMIAKKRSMLRHLHAALRGDGVDKRYMALVRGHWPTSKKQVNAPLLKSNLRSGERMVEVNEEGKEALTLFRVLRRFGEFATIVEARPITGRTHQIRVHALHAGHMIAGDSKYGDEDFTREIRELGGKRLFLHAYALTVPLPDGGELKLEAPVDEVWAKTIERLSAS; from the coding sequence ATGACGACCAATACCCCTCCGACTTCCGGCGTTCAGCTGATCGAAGTCGCGCCGGAGCTTGCCGGCCAACGCATCGATAATTTCCTCATCACGGCCCTCAAGGGCGTGCCCAAAACTTTGGTCTACCGCATCCTGCGCAAGGGTGAAGTGCGGGTGAACAAAGGGCGGGTAAAGCCTGAGTACAAGATCCAGGCCGGCGACATCGTGCGGGTGCCGCCCGTCCGCCTGCCGGAGCGTGACGAGCCGGCACCGGTAGCCCAGGGCCTGCTGCAGCGCCTTGAGGCCGCCATTGTCTACGAAGACAAGGCGCTGATCGTGATGAACAAACCGTCCGGCATCGCCGTGCATGGCGGTAGCGGCCTTAGCTTTGGCGTGATCGAGGCGCTGCGCCAACTGCGCCCGGATGCCAAGGAACTGGAACTGGTGCACCGCCTGGACCGCGACACCTCCGGCCTGCTGATGATTGCCAAGAAGCGCAGCATGCTGCGCCACCTGCATGCCGCCCTGCGTGGCGATGGTGTCGACAAGCGCTACATGGCGCTGGTGCGCGGCCACTGGCCGACTTCGAAGAAGCAGGTAAACGCCCCGTTGCTCAAGAGCAACCTGCGCTCCGGCGAGCGCATGGTCGAAGTGAACGAAGAGGGCAAGGAGGCGTTGACTCTGTTCCGCGTGCTGCGCCGCTTTGGCGAGTTCGCCACCATTGTCGAGGCCCGTCCGATCACCGGGCGTACCCACCAGATCCGTGTGCACGCCCTGCATGCCGGGCACATGATTGCCGGTGACAGCAAGTACGGTGACGAAGACTTCACGCGCGAAATTCGTGAGCTGGGTGGCAAGCGCCTGTTCCTGCATGCCTATGCGCTGACCGTACCGCTGCCGGACGGTGGTGAGTTGAAGCTCGAGGCGCCTGTGGATGAAGTCTGGGCGAAAACCATTGAACGTTTGAGTGCGTCCTGA
- the ppaX gene encoding Pyrophosphatase PpaX (*Name ppaX) codes for MKKGYELLIFDWDGTLADSIGRIVEAMNAAAERAGEAQSSDDAVKGIIGLALGEAIHTLYPHLEPSQVERFRQHYADIYMALDQRPSPLFDGVVESLDAFRAEGYRLAVATGKARRGLDRVLKANGWEHFFDITRAADETRGKPHPLMLEEILGHCGVEPARALMVGDSAFDLQMASNAGMHSVAVGYGAMSLQALAEFGPQVCIDHFSQLREWLGGSAIPLPR; via the coding sequence ATGAAAAAAGGCTATGAGCTACTGATCTTCGACTGGGACGGTACCCTGGCCGACTCCATCGGGCGTATTGTCGAGGCCATGAATGCTGCCGCCGAGCGTGCCGGCGAGGCGCAAAGCAGCGACGACGCGGTCAAGGGCATCATCGGCCTGGCCTTGGGTGAGGCGATTCATACCTTGTACCCGCATTTGGAGCCTTCGCAGGTCGAACGCTTCCGTCAGCACTATGCCGATATCTACATGGCGCTGGATCAGCGGCCTTCGCCGCTGTTCGACGGCGTGGTCGAGTCGCTGGATGCCTTCCGTGCCGAGGGTTACCGCCTGGCGGTGGCTACCGGCAAGGCCCGTCGGGGGCTGGATCGGGTGCTCAAGGCCAACGGTTGGGAGCATTTCTTTGACATCACCCGTGCTGCCGACGAAACCCGTGGCAAGCCGCACCCGCTGATGCTCGAGGAAATCCTCGGTCATTGCGGCGTCGAACCGGCGCGTGCGCTGATGGTCGGAGATTCGGCATTCGACTTGCAGATGGCCAGCAATGCCGGCATGCATTCGGTGGCGGTGGGCTATGGTGCCATGTCGCTGCAGGCGCTGGCCGAATTTGGCCCTCAGGTGTGCATTGATCACTTTTCCCAGCTGCGCGAGTGGCTGGGTGGTTCCGCAATTCCACTTCCAAGGTAG
- the yceF gene encoding 7-methyl-GTP pyrophosphatase (*Name yceF) — MLPLLLASGSAYRRELLTRLRLPFTWASPDIDEQRRDDEPAVDLVRRLARQKAEALAGSYPGHLIIGSDQVAVLGEQVLGKPHTFERACEQLLECSGQQVSFLTGLALLNSTTGQCQVDCVPFTVTMRELSRERVERYVAAEQPLDCAGSFKAEGLGVSLFQSTHGCDATSLIGLPLIRLVDMLTKEGVVIP; from the coding sequence ATGCTTCCTTTGCTACTGGCTTCCGGCTCTGCCTATCGCCGCGAACTGCTGACACGCCTGCGCCTGCCCTTCACCTGGGCAAGCCCTGATATAGACGAACAGCGACGGGATGACGAGCCCGCCGTGGACCTGGTGCGTCGGCTGGCCAGGCAAAAGGCCGAGGCCCTGGCGGGCAGCTACCCCGGGCACCTGATCATTGGTTCGGACCAGGTAGCCGTGCTGGGCGAGCAGGTGCTGGGCAAACCGCACACCTTCGAACGGGCTTGCGAGCAGCTGCTGGAGTGCAGCGGGCAGCAAGTGAGTTTCTTGACCGGCCTGGCACTACTGAACAGCACCACCGGGCAATGCCAGGTGGATTGCGTGCCGTTTACCGTAACGATGCGCGAATTGAGCCGAGAGCGAGTGGAGCGCTATGTCGCGGCGGAACAGCCACTGGATTGCGCGGGAAGCTTCAAGGCAGAAGGATTGGGCGTGAGCCTGTTCCAGAGCACGCATGGGTGCGACGCAACCAGCCTGATCGGTCTGCCACTGATCCGGCTGGTGGATATGCTGACCAAGGAAGGCGTGGTTATCCCTTGA